The Gammaproteobacteria bacterium genome includes a window with the following:
- a CDS encoding XRE family transcriptional regulator, whose protein sequence is MNQVISRDADKAGILAEAFSSAGQQLGLSQAELGEIIGKDRSAISRGRIDPESKSGELALLFVRCYRALFVLVGGDPAQMRHWMRTPNHGTGGIPAEQVKHVPGLVEVLQYLDAIRGKL, encoded by the coding sequence ATGAACCAAGTGATTTCACGAGACGCCGACAAGGCCGGCATCCTCGCCGAGGCTTTCAGCAGCGCCGGCCAGCAGCTCGGACTGAGTCAGGCTGAGCTGGGCGAAATCATCGGCAAGGACCGTAGCGCGATCAGCCGCGGGCGCATCGACCCCGAGAGCAAGTCCGGCGAGTTGGCGTTACTGTTCGTCCGCTGCTACCGCGCATTGTTCGTCCTGGTCGGCGGCGACCCGGCCCAAATGCGACACTGGATGCGTACCCCGAACCACGGAACCGGCGGCATACCTGCCGAACAGGTCAAGCACGTCCCAGGGCTGGTCGAGGTCCTCCAGTACCTGGACGCCATCCGGGGTAAGCTCTGA
- a CDS encoding WYL domain-containing protein has translation MPRSNAGNAMARQWTMLKLLPDRAPGHTARELQALLADRGYVVDKNTVARDLKALSAIFPLICDGEGDRVAHRWYWMKHCGLDIPALDVTDALSLTLLRDFLAPLLPASVLSVLGPRFEQAERALAQLSGSNHIATWADKIRSVPPTLPLLPPTIDAELLARIEDALLRDKQIECRYRSADGRETEQRLHPLALVQRGPVTYLVATAFDYDDAHLYAVHRFIAAGVIDEPARRPKGFSIDTYIADGALQFGNGKMIRLKARVSETLARTLEETPLSEDMRIVRKNGELLLTATVADSWQLRWWVLSWGDGAVILNPRSLRYEVVREVLDASHAYQDEVTQQETSFRG, from the coding sequence ATGCCGAGATCGAACGCGGGCAATGCGATGGCGCGTCAATGGACAATGCTGAAGCTACTGCCCGACAGGGCACCAGGCCATACCGCCCGCGAATTGCAGGCCCTGCTCGCTGACAGGGGCTACGTCGTCGACAAAAACACGGTGGCGCGTGACCTGAAAGCGCTGTCGGCCATCTTCCCGCTGATCTGTGACGGCGAAGGAGATCGCGTTGCACATAGATGGTACTGGATGAAGCACTGCGGGCTCGACATTCCTGCACTGGACGTAACAGATGCGCTCTCACTCACGCTGCTGCGCGATTTTCTCGCGCCACTGCTTCCTGCGTCAGTGCTCTCCGTACTGGGACCGCGTTTCGAACAAGCCGAGCGCGCTCTCGCACAATTGTCGGGCAGCAATCACATCGCGACCTGGGCCGACAAAATCCGCAGTGTACCGCCCACACTCCCGCTACTGCCGCCGACCATCGACGCCGAGTTGCTCGCCAGGATCGAGGACGCCCTGCTGCGCGATAAGCAGATCGAATGCCGCTACCGCTCCGCTGACGGCCGCGAGACCGAACAGCGCCTGCACCCGCTCGCGCTCGTTCAGCGCGGCCCGGTGACCTACCTCGTCGCCACCGCCTTCGATTATGACGACGCGCATCTGTATGCCGTTCATCGGTTCATCGCTGCGGGCGTGATCGACGAACCGGCACGCCGGCCGAAAGGCTTCAGCATCGACACCTACATCGCGGACGGCGCACTGCAATTCGGCAACGGCAAAATGATCCGACTGAAGGCGCGCGTGAGCGAAACGCTGGCGCGCACGCTCGAAGAGACCCCGCTGTCGGAGGACATGCGTATCGTGCGCAAGAACGGGGAATTGCTGTTGACTGCGACCGTCGCGGATAGTTGGCAGTTGCGGTGGTGGGTATTATCGTGGGGTGATGGAGCAGTAATCCTTAACCCAAGAAGTCTGCGTTACGAGGTAGTACGTGAAGTATTAGATGCGAGCCATGCGTACCAAGATGAAGTTACTCAACAGGAGACGTCATTCCGTGGATAA
- a CDS encoding RES family NAD+ phosphorylase — MVDWSAILAATPPVMLAGTLRRLVESQEQVATNQLVSSLTRQSQLEEMLEATKPALRPGTENLHYLLAAPFRYPPLKHGSRFGKRTEPSLFYGSWETRTVLAEAAYYRFVFWHDMETPPPGKLDTQHTLFGAEYRTGRGLQLQQNPFAEHGAVLTHPADYSQTQALGTNLRAADVDAFEFLSARDPDRGINVALLSPVAFANPQPIFQEAWLCELTGEHVRFQAAHGKEVYEYPIGIFQINGRLPRPSV; from the coding sequence GTGGTTGACTGGTCCGCGATACTGGCGGCCACGCCGCCGGTGATGCTGGCCGGTACCCTGCGTCGGCTGGTAGAGAGCCAGGAGCAGGTAGCCACCAATCAGCTGGTCTCTTCGCTCACGCGCCAGTCGCAGCTCGAGGAAATGCTGGAGGCGACCAAGCCGGCACTGCGCCCCGGGACAGAAAATCTCCACTATCTCTTAGCGGCTCCCTTCCGCTATCCGCCGCTCAAGCACGGTTCCCGGTTCGGCAAACGGACTGAACCGAGTCTCTTTTATGGATCCTGGGAGACGCGGACGGTCTTGGCCGAAGCTGCTTACTACCGGTTCGTCTTCTGGCATGACATGGAGACGCCGCCGCCAGGCAAGCTCGATACCCAGCACACGCTGTTTGGCGCCGAGTACCGCACCGGGCGTGGCCTGCAACTACAGCAAAACCCATTTGCAGAACACGGTGCGGTGCTGACGCATCCGGCTGATTACAGCCAGACGCAGGCCCTGGGCACCAACCTGCGCGCCGCCGACGTCGACGCGTTCGAGTTCCTCTCGGCACGTGATCCGGACCGCGGGATCAATGTAGCGCTGCTGTCACCAGTGGCATTCGCAAACCCGCAACCGATCTTTCAGGAGGCCTGGCTTTGCGAGCTGACGGGCGAGCATGTGCGGTTCCAGGCCGCGCACGGCAAAGAGGTGTATGAGTATCCGATCGGGATTTTCCAGATCAATGGTCGGTTGCCAAGGCCGTCTGTTTGA
- a CDS encoding DUF2779 domain-containing protein: MYGLSKSKLLAYRQCPKRLWLETHRPDLAEPDDDGGLRQSAGLQVGDVARALHRDGILIEAQSLRACLAQTRKALDSAPRRPLFEATFEHDGVLVRADLLLPARGGHRLVEVKATSEVKDHHIEDSAVQAWVARNAGLKVTHVEVAHIDTAFVYPGGADYAGLFAHVDLTRDAQALAREVPVWVKGARATLSKKKEPRIEPGDQCTKPYPCPFHDYCNGDDDADGYPPEILPHGKTLARSLRAEGYTDLRDVPKGRLAKPHHFRVWQCSVTGKPLLDAGAATLLRGFGYPRYYLDFETINPAVPIWPGTRPYQQVPFQWSCHREAKNGTLRADGFLAADDLDPRRAFMDSLLDAIGDTGPVFVYNITFERKRLEELAADFPKQRSPLKAIIKRLVDLLPITREHYYHPDMRGSWSIKAVLPTIAPELDYGNLLVGDGGMAQQAYLEMNAPETSARRRRQLRDGLLAYCNQDTLAMVRLAHFLQGR; the protein is encoded by the coding sequence ATGTACGGACTCTCCAAATCCAAACTCCTGGCCTACCGCCAGTGCCCCAAACGGCTCTGGCTGGAGACCCATCGGCCCGATCTCGCCGAGCCGGACGACGACGGCGGGCTGCGGCAAAGTGCTGGGCTTCAGGTCGGCGACGTGGCGCGCGCGTTGCACCGCGACGGCATCCTCATCGAAGCACAGAGCCTCCGCGCCTGCCTTGCGCAAACGCGAAAAGCACTGGACAGCGCGCCGCGGCGACCGCTGTTCGAGGCGACCTTCGAGCATGACGGCGTCCTGGTGCGGGCCGATCTGCTGCTGCCCGCGCGCGGCGGGCACCGCCTGGTCGAAGTGAAGGCAACGTCTGAGGTTAAGGATCACCACATCGAAGACAGCGCCGTGCAGGCCTGGGTAGCGCGCAACGCCGGCCTTAAAGTCACGCACGTGGAAGTGGCGCACATCGACACGGCGTTCGTTTATCCCGGCGGCGCCGACTATGCCGGCCTGTTCGCACACGTCGATCTGACACGCGACGCGCAGGCACTGGCTCGGGAGGTGCCGGTTTGGGTCAAGGGCGCCCGCGCGACCTTGTCGAAGAAGAAGGAACCGCGTATCGAGCCGGGCGACCAGTGCACGAAGCCCTATCCCTGCCCGTTTCACGACTACTGCAACGGCGATGACGACGCGGACGGCTATCCACCGGAGATCCTGCCCCATGGAAAGACGCTCGCCCGCTCGCTGCGCGCCGAAGGCTATACCGATCTGCGCGACGTGCCGAAGGGCCGTCTCGCCAAACCGCACCACTTCCGCGTCTGGCAATGCAGCGTCACCGGCAAACCGCTGCTCGACGCCGGGGCCGCAACGCTGCTGCGCGGCTTCGGCTATCCGCGCTACTACCTGGACTTCGAGACCATCAATCCCGCGGTGCCGATCTGGCCCGGAACCCGGCCTTACCAGCAAGTGCCGTTTCAGTGGTCCTGTCACCGCGAAGCGAAGAACGGCACGCTGCGCGCCGACGGGTTCCTTGCGGCCGATGACCTCGACCCGCGCCGCGCCTTCATGGACAGCCTGCTCGACGCCATCGGCGACACCGGCCCGGTCTTTGTCTACAACATCACCTTTGAACGCAAGCGCCTGGAAGAACTGGCCGCCGACTTTCCTAAGCAGCGATCACCTTTGAAAGCCATAATCAAACGCCTGGTCGACCTGCTCCCGATCACCCGCGAGCATTACTACCATCCCGACATGCGCGGCTCCTGGTCCATCAAGGCCGTGTTGCCGACGATCGCGCCGGAACTCGACTACGGCAACCTGCTCGTCGGCGATGGCGGCATGGCCCAGCAGGCCTATCTGGAAATGAACGCGCCGGAGACGAGCGCACGCCGCCGCAGGCAATTGCGCGACGGGCTGCTTGCATATTGCAACCAGGACACCCTCGCCATGGTGCGCCTGGCGCACTTCCTTCAGGGACGCTGA
- a CDS encoding DUF1566 domain-containing protein, which translates to MKHAILGAVCTSLLVAISGAAQAALIDRGGGLIYDTDLNITWLANANYGAGSSYDSIDGTSNGAMDWQNAVSWAMNLSYYDSVRNVTYDDWRLPTTLEPDPSCQQTNDGLINCTGSELGHLFYNELGGVAGYSLTTTHNDNYYLFTNIVFNYWSGTIYSSLGNSYAWSFSSTGRQGAQGMGSPYLHAWAVRDGDVAAIPSMVPLPTAVWLFASGLLALAGMSRKCRC; encoded by the coding sequence ATGAAACACGCGATCCTAGGTGCCGTGTGCACCAGTCTTCTTGTTGCGATCAGTGGTGCGGCGCAAGCTGCGTTGATCGATCGAGGTGGCGGTCTAATTTACGACACCGATCTAAACATCACTTGGCTGGCGAATGCCAATTACGGTGCCGGGTCGTCTTATGACAGTATCGATGGCACCAGCAATGGTGCAATGGATTGGCAGAACGCAGTCAGTTGGGCGATGAATCTGTCCTATTACGATAGTGTGCGCAACGTTACCTATGACGACTGGCGTCTGCCGACCACGCTGGAACCAGATCCTAGCTGCCAACAAACAAACGATGGCTTAATAAACTGCACGGGTAGCGAGCTGGGTCACCTGTTCTACAATGAGCTGGGTGGTGTAGCAGGCTATTCTCTTACTACTACGCATAATGATAATTATTACCTATTTACCAACATCGTGTTCAATTATTGGTCAGGTACTATCTACTCATCTCTTGGGAATAGTTACGCATGGAGCTTCAGCTCCACTGGTAGACAGGGAGCCCAAGGCATGGGCAGTCCTTATTTACATGCGTGGGCTGTACGTGATGGTGATGTGGCTGCAATTCCTTCGATGGTGCCGCTACCTACAGCGGTATGGTTGTTCGCCAGCGGCTTGTTGGCGCTTGCCGGCATGAGCCGCAAATGTCGATGCTGA
- a CDS encoding Hsp70 family protein — protein sequence MKYVGIDLGTTNSAICSFDGESIRLYKSPEQHDVTPSAIFIDRRGNKYVGSRAYNNAARNPDNAAVLFKRLMGTSTPVKLPAVNLIMTPEECSAEVLRALYGYLPEEIRNDGDTGTVITVPAAFNQMQKDSTMAAADAAGLGRVALMQEPVAAVMSVMRQRKSDGVFVVYDLGGGTLDIAIAESISGRVTLLAHGGIAMCGGRDFDRILFDNIVKPWLFENFDLPEDLITNPQFKSLLRMATWATEKAKIELSQKEEAVVSLPETELGARDQAGQEIYIDITIDRKLYDGLIASKVEESIQSARETLEKAGLSPHDVERVVFVGGPTHYKPLRDKVAFELGIAPSTDVNPMTAVAEGAAVFAESIDWTSQSRGRKSARGAISAGGALDLSFNYISRTPDTRAKIVAKLGSHAPAGVEFQIDSLDTGWSSGRIALKDGANVELNLAKPGDNVFKVFVFDSNGGPVSLHEDKIVIARTAASIDAIPASHSIGVEARDKVGGRLVLDYLVREGDQLPKKGKKSFKAGESLKAGSTGSIKFKLWEGDISDPINDNRFIGMFEIKGSDFDDGVIAAGAELICEYEVLDSGNIVLEVSVPSISGSFKSGRNFYSSQEGKVDYTNQAKNIQEQSEHTLQRLDEMESKVDDARLEQAREKLEQAGTIKPGEADPETAKQAMDHVQEAKRLLALTRKEHLKDIRQLELDKAVDFFDKAVRQHARPTEASSFDNLVKTAQRAIDNPNSDFESHLDELRSRNFMILWRQDWFVIERFKWLAEDSYLFPDVREHAQLVAAGAEALKANDIDKLRAVVAHLDSIRIGSAGEDDMLAGANIVRS from the coding sequence ATGAAATACGTTGGCATTGACCTTGGCACGACCAACAGCGCCATTTGCTCCTTTGATGGTGAGTCCATCCGGCTCTATAAGAGTCCTGAACAGCACGACGTCACACCATCGGCCATTTTCATAGACCGGCGTGGCAACAAGTACGTCGGCTCGCGCGCCTATAACAATGCCGCCCGGAACCCCGACAACGCTGCGGTGTTGTTTAAACGACTCATGGGCACGAGCACGCCCGTGAAACTGCCAGCAGTGAACCTCATCATGACGCCGGAAGAGTGTTCCGCCGAGGTGCTGCGCGCGCTGTACGGCTACCTGCCGGAAGAGATCAGAAACGATGGCGACACCGGCACTGTCATTACAGTTCCAGCGGCGTTCAACCAAATGCAGAAGGACTCAACGATGGCTGCCGCCGATGCGGCTGGTCTCGGGCGAGTCGCGCTGATGCAAGAGCCGGTGGCCGCCGTGATGAGCGTCATGCGGCAGCGTAAGAGCGACGGTGTCTTTGTTGTCTATGACCTTGGCGGCGGTACGCTCGACATTGCTATCGCGGAGAGTATATCCGGCCGCGTGACGCTTCTCGCGCACGGCGGCATCGCCATGTGTGGCGGGCGTGATTTCGACCGAATTCTGTTTGACAACATTGTAAAGCCCTGGCTGTTTGAGAACTTCGATCTTCCCGAGGATTTGATAACCAATCCACAGTTCAAATCCCTGTTGCGAATGGCTACGTGGGCGACGGAAAAGGCAAAGATCGAGTTGTCGCAGAAGGAGGAAGCCGTCGTCAGCCTTCCTGAAACCGAGTTGGGTGCCCGCGATCAGGCTGGCCAGGAGATCTACATCGACATCACCATTGATCGCAAACTGTACGACGGTCTGATTGCCTCGAAGGTGGAGGAATCGATCCAGTCAGCTCGCGAAACGCTCGAAAAGGCCGGTTTGAGTCCACACGATGTCGAACGCGTCGTGTTTGTGGGTGGCCCGACCCACTACAAGCCTCTACGCGACAAGGTAGCCTTCGAGCTCGGTATCGCGCCGTCCACCGATGTGAACCCCATGACCGCCGTTGCGGAAGGTGCAGCGGTCTTTGCTGAGTCTATCGACTGGACCTCCCAAAGTCGCGGGCGTAAGAGCGCTCGTGGCGCGATCAGTGCTGGTGGTGCGCTAGACCTTTCGTTCAACTACATCTCACGTACGCCGGACACCAGGGCCAAGATTGTCGCCAAGCTTGGCAGTCACGCTCCGGCAGGTGTCGAGTTTCAGATTGATAGTCTGGATACCGGGTGGTCATCTGGTCGCATTGCGCTCAAGGATGGCGCAAACGTCGAACTCAACCTTGCCAAGCCGGGCGACAACGTCTTCAAAGTGTTCGTGTTCGATTCTAACGGCGGCCCCGTCTCCCTGCATGAAGACAAGATCGTCATCGCGCGTACCGCCGCCAGCATCGATGCGATTCCCGCGTCTCACTCCATCGGCGTGGAAGCCCGCGACAAGGTCGGCGGACGCTTGGTTCTGGACTACCTCGTGCGAGAAGGCGATCAGTTGCCCAAGAAGGGCAAGAAGTCCTTCAAGGCGGGGGAGTCTCTCAAGGCCGGAAGCACCGGGTCGATCAAGTTCAAGCTATGGGAGGGTGACATCTCCGATCCCATCAATGACAACCGGTTCATCGGGATGTTCGAGATCAAGGGGTCGGACTTCGACGACGGCGTCATCGCCGCTGGCGCAGAGTTGATCTGCGAATACGAAGTGCTCGACTCCGGCAACATTGTCCTGGAAGTGTCAGTTCCTTCCATCAGCGGCTCGTTCAAAAGCGGGCGCAACTTCTATTCCAGCCAGGAAGGCAAGGTCGACTACACCAATCAAGCGAAGAACATCCAGGAGCAGTCGGAGCACACCTTGCAGCGACTCGACGAGATGGAGTCCAAGGTCGATGACGCGCGTCTGGAGCAAGCTCGGGAGAAGCTGGAACAGGCGGGCACCATCAAGCCTGGTGAGGCTGACCCCGAAACGGCCAAACAGGCGATGGACCACGTCCAAGAGGCCAAGCGGCTACTGGCCCTGACTCGCAAAGAACACCTGAAGGACATTCGCCAGCTTGAACTAGATAAGGCTGTCGACTTCTTCGACAAGGCCGTACGCCAGCACGCTCGACCCACCGAAGCTTCGTCGTTCGATAACTTGGTCAAGACAGCGCAGCGTGCGATTGACAATCCCAACAGCGATTTCGAATCACATTTGGATGAATTGCGGAGTCGAAACTTCATGATCCTGTGGCGTCAGGATTGGTTCGTCATTGAACGTTTCAAGTGGCTGGCTGAGGATAGCTACCTCTTCCCCGATGTTCGTGAACATGCTCAGCTCGTGGCTGCTGGAGCAGAGGCGTTGAAGGCCAACGACATCGATAAATTGCGTGCCGTGGTCGCCCATCTCGACTCCATCCGCATCGGTTCTGCGGGCGAGGATGACATGCTGGCGGGTGCGAACATCGTGCGGAGTTGA
- a CDS encoding ankyrin repeat domain-containing protein, with amino-acid sequence MGKLHEAVIRNDVESLKRILTGDEDVDAIDANRNTALMLAVMRSAQVCTDILLAAGASTTSTDQIGRTALHLATVSGHTPTIGLLIQYNAPLDRCDIFGWSPLILAARQGSLEVSESLLAAGASVDGVDNGGWIALFHAISGGHYTVMHLLIAAGANPLRRTKTGWSAYHLLCACGRRDLFETLGWQGDYEGLRDNDGRSPGFYERSLHDPRF; translated from the coding sequence ATGGGCAAGTTGCATGAAGCGGTCATCCGCAACGATGTCGAGTCGCTGAAACGGATTCTCACCGGCGATGAGGACGTGGATGCTATCGACGCGAACCGCAATACGGCATTGATGCTGGCTGTTATGCGGAGCGCGCAGGTGTGCACTGATATCTTGCTGGCCGCAGGCGCCTCCACAACGAGCACAGATCAGATCGGACGCACGGCACTGCACTTAGCTACGGTATCTGGCCACACCCCTACCATCGGGCTCCTCATCCAATACAACGCTCCATTGGATAGGTGCGACATCTTTGGCTGGTCACCGCTCATCCTGGCGGCGCGCCAGGGTTCGCTGGAAGTGAGCGAGTCCCTGCTCGCCGCCGGTGCGTCAGTGGATGGCGTCGATAACGGTGGATGGATCGCGTTGTTTCATGCCATCTCAGGCGGACATTACACCGTGATGCACCTGTTGATTGCCGCAGGCGCGAATCCCTTGCGCAGAACGAAAACCGGCTGGTCCGCCTATCACCTGCTGTGCGCATGCGGGCGTCGCGATCTGTTTGAGACACTTGGCTGGCAGGGTGACTACGAAGGGCTGCGTGATAACGACGGTAGATCACCGGGATTTTATGAAAGGTCGTTACATGATCCACGATTCTGA
- a CDS encoding MarR family transcriptional regulator, producing MANIRLTQNSNPNGKQGPGGLVTEDGDQKEGFVAYHPPRRKNGFEKEGFVAMSKTAMDLMAEDSELQGADLRVLLKMLARLDFENWILVAQTEISRELGMKPQNVSRSIKRLTDKGLLLKGPRSGLNQAYRLNPEVGWMGSNHLHKGALSEQGDSALREAKRARLCAVVSNKRKDGSET from the coding sequence ATGGCAAATATTCGACTAACGCAGAATTCAAATCCAAACGGCAAACAAGGGCCGGGGGGGTTGGTGACCGAGGATGGTGACCAGAAGGAAGGTTTTGTTGCCTACCACCCACCGAGGCGCAAAAATGGCTTTGAGAAAGAGGGGTTTGTAGCGATGAGCAAGACCGCAATGGACTTGATGGCAGAAGATAGCGAACTGCAAGGCGCGGATCTGCGCGTCTTGCTCAAGATGCTTGCGCGCCTGGATTTTGAGAACTGGATACTGGTGGCGCAGACAGAGATCAGCAGAGAGCTGGGGATGAAACCACAGAACGTGAGCCGCAGTATAAAGCGGCTAACAGACAAAGGATTACTGCTCAAGGGTCCGAGAAGTGGGCTAAATCAAGCATACCGCCTTAATCCCGAAGTGGGCTGGATGGGGTCGAACCACTTGCACAAGGGCGCGTTAAGCGAGCAAGGCGATAGCGCCCTGCGGGAAGCGAAGCGCGCCAGGCTATGTGCGGTGGTGAGCAACAAACGAAAAGATGGGAGTGAGACATGA